Proteins from one Primulina huaijiensis isolate GDHJ02 chromosome 18, ASM1229523v2, whole genome shotgun sequence genomic window:
- the LOC140964716 gene encoding uncharacterized protein produces MSGCSSSSSGSEEEDEGIDSYRKGGYHAVRIGDSFAGGRYLAQKKLGWGQFSTVWLAYDTQSSKYVALKIQKSAPQFGQAALHEIEVLSAIAAGDGVDTKCVVNLMDHFKHAGPNGQHLCMVLEFLGDSLLRLIKYNRYKGLEFNKVREICKCILTSLDYLHRELGIIHTDLKPENILLYSTINPSKDPIRSGMTPILERPEGNPNGGVTINTIEKKLKRRARRAVARISERRASMGGVGVMPKPARSLDWIDIRCKVVDFGNACWADKPIAEEIQTRQYRAPEVVLQSGYSFSADMWSFACIAFELATGEMMFTPKTGQGFSEDEDHLALMMELLGKMPRKIATCGARSKDYFDRYGDLKRIRRLKYLTLDRLLVEKFKFSGDDAREFADFLCPILDFEPEKRPTAQQCLQHPWLNINKQKNDEAKSESRVGKLNI; encoded by the exons ATGTCAGGTTGCTCCTCGTCGTCTTCAGGATCGGAAGAAGAGGATGAAGGGATCGATTCGTACAGAAAAGGTGGGTATCATGCGGTGAGAATCGGCGATTCATTCGCCGGTGGCCGATATCTCGCCCAGAAGAAACTTGGATGGGGTCAGTTTTCAACCGTTTGGCTCGCCTACGACACTCAGTCGTCC AAATATGTTGCATTGAAGATACAGAAAAGTGCACCACAATTTGGTCAAGCTGCTCTTCACGAAATTGAAGTCCTTTCTGCTATTGCTGCTGGTGATGGCGTAGATACTAAGTGTGTCGTCAACTTGATGGACCACTTCAAGCATGCAGGCCCAAATGGCCAGCATTTATGTATGGTCCTGGAATTTCTTGGCGATAGTTTATTGCGTCTCATCAAGTATAACCGCTATAAAGGTCTTGAATTCAATAAAGTGAGGGAGATATGCAAGTGCATTTTGACTTCTCTTGATTATTTGCATAGAGAACTTGGAATTATACACACAGACTTAAAGCCTGaaaacattcttttatattcAACCATTAATCCTTCTAAAGATCCAATTAGGTCAGGAATGACTCCAATTCTTGAAAGGCCAGAGGGTAATCCCAATGGGGGAGTAACCATAAATACTATTGAGAAAAAACTAAAACGAAGGGCAAGAAGAGCAGTTGCAAGGATATCAGAGAGGCGAGCTTCCATGGGAGGAGTAGGAGTGATGCCAAAACCTGCTAGAAGCTTAGATTGGATTGACATAAGATGTAAGGTTGTGGATTTTGGAAATGCTTGTTGGGCTGATAAGCCAATTGCTGAAGAAATCCAAACTAGGCAATACAGAGCTCCAGAAGTCGTACTTCAATCTGGTTATTCTTTTTCTGCTGATATGTGGTCTTTTGCTTGCATTGCTTTTGAACTTGCCACGGGTGAGATGATGTTTACTCCCAAGACTGGACAAGGCTTCAGTGAGGATGAG GATCACCTCGCATTAATGATGGAGCTCCTTGGGAAGATGCCGCGAAAG ATTGCCACATGTGGAGCACGGTCCAAAGATTACTTTGACAGATATGGCGATCTGAAGAGGATCAGAAGGCTAAAATACTTGACGCTTGATCGACTACTTgttgaaaaatttaaattttctggCGACGATGCTCGTGAATTTGCTGATTTTCTCTGCCCCATTCTCGATTTTGAGCCTGAGAAGCGACCAACTGCACAGCAATGTCTGCAGCACCCGTGGCTCAATATCAACAAGCAGAAGAACGATGAGGCGAAGAGTGAATCTAGAGTTGGAAAGCTTAATATTTGA
- the LOC140963793 gene encoding uncharacterized protein isoform X2 produces the protein MEKFEAYFQVADTDQDGRISGNEAVAFFKASNLPQRVLAQIWTYADQNRTGFLGRSEFYNALKLVTVAQSKRDLTPDIVKAALYGPASAKIPAPEINLAATSSPQLNLTGGAPPSQLSATPFSNQGVGVSGPHGFQSHQKQFVRPPQPPASSYGFQSQPGISSQGLTGAGSISVPHRPSSSDSFSGSTNAYSAGISSQVSNRSLSSSTTEGGFRPTSPSTAQSKPSEITGLVQSSSSKPNDTVFLGSQVGKEDSKPHKASGNGFSPDSVFGDVFSVTPSEPKQNSSAIAYSAGSIPGSSAGTLPAKPTVVSQHPAIQAQQFQSTGKENQQISAKKPPVSPVPAGNLLSVQPQPPWPKITPSDVQKYSKVFVQVDTDRDGKITGEQARNLFLSWRLPREVLKQVWDLSDQDNDSMLSLREFCIALYLMERYREGRPIPAALPNNVMFDETSSASTQPAMPYGNTSWRPTTGFQQPLGTKNARPISSVGGGRPPRPVPVPQPEATVQQKPKVPALEKHLVDQLSTEEQESLNKKFEEAKNAEKQVADLEKDILEAKLKIQFYQTKMQELILYKSRCDNRLNEITEKVVADKKEADSLAMKYEEKYKQVGDVASKLTIQEATFRDIQDKKMELYRTIVKLEQDNADGIQERTNQIQSDLEELVKALNERCKTYGLRGKPTSLVELPFGWQPGIEGTAADWDEVWDKFEDEGFQYVKELTLEIENVIAPPKPKSALIREKVTPLDNSGSAKSPSEDNKKSDLPGSGDRLPQNERPYNQNLEQTVRSPPDSPAGSAFDSPSYKLPELKLMKDVNINGSPHGFDTPGGYGRAESVLSGEKGFDEPGWGSFDSHYDTVAAWDFNPGTPKDSDLERRSESSLFGPDDWALNPIRTGSRTIDSTPTQGPFFDSVPSTPLYNSASILDPVRTGSTGIDTPKQGPFFDSVPSTPLYYSASSPHENNVFSMSSLFADSVPGTPMYTFNTSPKGFNEGSEEPYSFNSFSRFDSFNMSDSGPFGSRESLTRFDSMRSTRDSDVDQGYFPPQESSFARFDSFQSTADSDYKFGSFPPRDTFTRFDSMHSTRDSDYGHGFPSFDDAADPFGSNEPFRTSLEGQTPKKDSDSWKAF, from the exons ATGGAAAAATTCGAGGCATACTTTCAGGTGGCGGACACGGATCAAGATGGTCGGATTAGCGGAAACGAGGCTGTTGCCTTCTTCAAAGCATCCAATCTACCCCAACGAGTTCTCGCCCAG ATATGGACGTATGCTGATCAAAACAGAACTGGTTTCCTAGGTCGCTCAGAAttttataatgctttgaaaCTTGTTACGGTGGCACAAAGTAAGCGAGATTTGACTCCAGATATTGTGAAAGCTGCTTTATATGGTCCAGCTTCAGCTAAAATACCTGCTCCGGAGATAAATCTTGCAGCTACGTCTAGTCCTCAGTTGAATTTGACAGGTGGTGCACCTCCTTCACAGTTGAGTGCCACTCCATTCTCTAATCAAGGTGTTGGTGTGAGTGGTCCACATGGATTTCAATCTCATCAAAAGCAATTTGTGAGACCACCTCAGCCCCCAGCTTCTAGTTATGGCTTCCAGTCTCAACCAGGTATTTCAAGCCAAGGATTGACTGGGGCAGGTTCTATTTCTGTTCCGCATCGCCCTAGCTCCTCTGATTCATTTTCTGGTAGTACTAATGCTTACTCTGCTGGAATTTCCTCTCAAGTCTCCAACAGGAGCCTAAGTTCTTCCACAACAGAGGGTGGATTTAGACCTACGTCCCCATCTACAGCACAATCAAAGCCATCAGAAATAACTGGTTTGGTGCAGTCTTCTTCGTCCAAGCCAAATGATACTGTTTTCTTGGGCTCCCAGGTTGGAAAGGAAGACTCAAAACCACATAAAGCTTCTGGAAACGGCTTTTCTCCGGACTCAGTTTTTGGGGATGTGTTCTCAGTGACACCTTCTGAACCAAagcagaactcctcagcaattGCATATTCTGCTGGCAGCATACCTGGCTCGTCCGCTGGAACTCTACCTGCTAAGCCAACTGTTGTTTCTCAGCATCCAGCTATTCAAGCTCAACAATTCCAGTCCACAGGGAAAGAAAATCAACAAATATCAGCTAAAAAACCCCCTGTATCTCCTGTTCCCGCTGGAAATCTTCTTTCTGTTCAACCTCAGCCCCCATGGCCTAAAATTACTCCGTCTGATGTTCAAAAGTACAGCAAGGTATTTGTGCAGGTTGACACCGACAGAGATGGGAAAATTACTGGTGAACAGGCACGCAACTTATTCTTGAGTTGGAGGCTACCACGAG AGGTCTTAAAGCAGGTCTGGGACTTGTCTGACCAAGACAATGATAGCATGCTTTCTTTGAGGGAATTCTGCATTGCTCTCTATTTGATGGAACGATATAGGGAAGGGCGCCCTATTCCAGCAGCGCTTCCCAACAATGTTATGTTTGATGAGACATCATCTGCCTCCACTCAACCTGCTATGCCATATGGCAATACATCTTGGAGACCAACTACTg GCTTCCAACAACCCCTAGGGACTAAGAATGCAAGGCCAATTTCTTCTGTTGGTGGAGGCAGGCCTCCTCGTCCAGTTCCTGTTCCCCAGCCTGAGGCAACAGTCCAACAAAAGCCCAAAGTTCCTGCTCTAGAGAAGCATCTTGTAGACCAACTTAGCACAGAGGAACAGGAGTCCCTGAATAAAAAGTTTGAGGAGGCAAAGAATGCAGAGAAACAG GTAGCAGATTTGGAAAAGGATATTTTAGAAGCTAAATTGAAAATTCAGTTTTATCAAACCAAGATGCAAGAACTT ATACTATACAAAAGCCGATGCGACAATCGTTTGAATGAGATCACCGAGAAAGTTGTAGCTGACAAAAAAGAG GCTGACTCATTAGCAATGAAATATGAAGAGAAGTACAAGCAGGTTGGTGATGTGGCATCTAAATTAACCATTCAAGAAGCTACATTTCGTGATATTCAG GATAAAAAAATGGAACTATACCGAACAATTGTCAAATTGGAACAAGATAATGCCGATGGTATTCAG GAACGCACAAATCAAATCCAGTCAGACCTCGAGGAACTGGTAAAAGCGTTGAATGAACGGTGCAAAACTTATGGGTTACGTGGAAAACCAACCTCACTCGTTGAGCTTCCATTTG GTTGGCAACCTGGCATTGAAGGAACAGCTGCTGATTGGGATGAAGTTTGGGATAAGTTTGAAGATGAAG GATTCCAATATGTCAAAGAGCTTACGCTTGAAATTGAAAATGTGATTGCACCTCCCAAACCAAAATCTGCATTGATCAGAGAGAAAGTTACTCCATTGGATAACAGTGGTTCTGCAAAGTCACCATCTGAAGACAATAAAAAATCAGACCTGCCTGGTTCTGGGGACAGATTACCTCAGAATGAGAGGCCATACAATCAAAACTTGGAGCAAACAGTAAGAAGTCCACCAGACAGTCCAGCAGGAAGTGCATTTGATAGCCCATCATATAAATTACCAGAACTGAAACTAATGAAGGATGTCAATATAAATGGCTCACCACATGGATTTGACACCCCAGG TGGATATGGTAGAGCTGAATCTGTACTTTCTGGAGAGAAAGGTTTTGATGAGCCAGGTTGGGGTTCTTTTGATTCCCATTATGATACTGTTGCAGCATGGGATTTCAACCCTGGCACTCCTaag GATTCTGACCTTGAGAGACGTAGTGAAAGTTCTTTATTTGGTCCTGATGACTGGGCATTAAACCCAATAAGAACTGGATCTAGAACCATTGACTCAACTCCAACGCAGGGTCCATTTTTTGATTCTGTTCCTAGCACTCCGCTCTATAACTCTGCCAGCATATTAGATCCAGTTAGAACTGGATCTACAGGCATAGACACTCCAAAGCAGGGTCCATTTTTTGATTCAGTTCCGAGCACACCACTCTATTATTCTGCAAGCTCTCCGCACGAGAATAACGTGTTTTCCATGAGTAGTCTATTTGCAGATTCAGTTCCTGGCACACCAATGTACACTTTTAACACTTCTCCTAAAGGGTTCAACGAAGGTTCTGAAGAGCCATATTCGTTCAACAGTTTCTCAAGATTCGATTCTTTCAACATGAGTGACAGTGGTCCTTTTGGTTCTCGTGAGTCTTTGACGAGATTTGATTCAATGCGAAGCACTAGAGATTCTGACGTTGATCAAGGATACTTTCCACCCCAAGAATCCTCCTTCGCAAGATTTGACTCATTCCAGAGCACGGCAGATTCTGATTATAAATTTGGCTCGTTTCCTCCAAGAGACACGTTTACTAGATTTGATTCCATGCATAGTACTCGGGACTCTGATTATGGTCATGGTTTCCCTTCGTTTGACGATGCTGCAGATCCGTTCGGGTCTAACGAGCCTTTTAGGACATCTCTTGAGGGTCAAACTCCGAAGAAAGATTCAGATAGTTGGAAAGCATTCTAG
- the LOC140963793 gene encoding uncharacterized protein isoform X1, which translates to MEKFEAYFQVADTDQDGRISGNEAVAFFKASNLPQRVLAQIWTYADQNRTGFLGRSEFYNALKLVTVAQSKRDLTPDIVKAALYGPASAKIPAPEINLAATSSPQLNLTGGAPPSQLSATPFSNQGVGVSGPHGFQSHQKQFVRPPQPPASSYGFQSQPGISSQGLTGAGSISVPHRPSSSDSFSGSTNAYSAGISSQVSNRSLSSSTTEGGFRPTSPSTAQSKPSEITGLVQSSSSKPNDTVFLGSQVGKEDSKPHKASGNGFSPDSVFGDVFSVTPSEPKQNSSAIAYSAGSIPGSSAGTLPAKPTVVSQHPAIQAQQFQSTGKENQQISAKKPPVSPVPAGNLLSVQPQPPWPKITPSDVQKYSKVFVQVDTDRDGKITGEQARNLFLSWRLPREVLKQVWDLSDQDNDSMLSLREFCIALYLMERYREGRPIPAALPNNVMFDETSSASTQPAMPYGNTSWRPTTGFQQPLGTKNARPISSVGGGRPPRPVPVPQPEATVQQKPKVPALEKHLVDQLSTEEQESLNKKFEEAKNAEKQVADLEKDILEAKLKIQFYQTKMQELILYKSRCDNRLNEITEKVVADKKEADSLAMKYEEKYKQVGDVASKLTIQEATFRDIQDKKMELYRTIVKLEQDNADGIQPQERTNQIQSDLEELVKALNERCKTYGLRGKPTSLVELPFGWQPGIEGTAADWDEVWDKFEDEGFQYVKELTLEIENVIAPPKPKSALIREKVTPLDNSGSAKSPSEDNKKSDLPGSGDRLPQNERPYNQNLEQTVRSPPDSPAGSAFDSPSYKLPELKLMKDVNINGSPHGFDTPGGYGRAESVLSGEKGFDEPGWGSFDSHYDTVAAWDFNPGTPKDSDLERRSESSLFGPDDWALNPIRTGSRTIDSTPTQGPFFDSVPSTPLYNSASILDPVRTGSTGIDTPKQGPFFDSVPSTPLYYSASSPHENNVFSMSSLFADSVPGTPMYTFNTSPKGFNEGSEEPYSFNSFSRFDSFNMSDSGPFGSRESLTRFDSMRSTRDSDVDQGYFPPQESSFARFDSFQSTADSDYKFGSFPPRDTFTRFDSMHSTRDSDYGHGFPSFDDAADPFGSNEPFRTSLEGQTPKKDSDSWKAF; encoded by the exons ATGGAAAAATTCGAGGCATACTTTCAGGTGGCGGACACGGATCAAGATGGTCGGATTAGCGGAAACGAGGCTGTTGCCTTCTTCAAAGCATCCAATCTACCCCAACGAGTTCTCGCCCAG ATATGGACGTATGCTGATCAAAACAGAACTGGTTTCCTAGGTCGCTCAGAAttttataatgctttgaaaCTTGTTACGGTGGCACAAAGTAAGCGAGATTTGACTCCAGATATTGTGAAAGCTGCTTTATATGGTCCAGCTTCAGCTAAAATACCTGCTCCGGAGATAAATCTTGCAGCTACGTCTAGTCCTCAGTTGAATTTGACAGGTGGTGCACCTCCTTCACAGTTGAGTGCCACTCCATTCTCTAATCAAGGTGTTGGTGTGAGTGGTCCACATGGATTTCAATCTCATCAAAAGCAATTTGTGAGACCACCTCAGCCCCCAGCTTCTAGTTATGGCTTCCAGTCTCAACCAGGTATTTCAAGCCAAGGATTGACTGGGGCAGGTTCTATTTCTGTTCCGCATCGCCCTAGCTCCTCTGATTCATTTTCTGGTAGTACTAATGCTTACTCTGCTGGAATTTCCTCTCAAGTCTCCAACAGGAGCCTAAGTTCTTCCACAACAGAGGGTGGATTTAGACCTACGTCCCCATCTACAGCACAATCAAAGCCATCAGAAATAACTGGTTTGGTGCAGTCTTCTTCGTCCAAGCCAAATGATACTGTTTTCTTGGGCTCCCAGGTTGGAAAGGAAGACTCAAAACCACATAAAGCTTCTGGAAACGGCTTTTCTCCGGACTCAGTTTTTGGGGATGTGTTCTCAGTGACACCTTCTGAACCAAagcagaactcctcagcaattGCATATTCTGCTGGCAGCATACCTGGCTCGTCCGCTGGAACTCTACCTGCTAAGCCAACTGTTGTTTCTCAGCATCCAGCTATTCAAGCTCAACAATTCCAGTCCACAGGGAAAGAAAATCAACAAATATCAGCTAAAAAACCCCCTGTATCTCCTGTTCCCGCTGGAAATCTTCTTTCTGTTCAACCTCAGCCCCCATGGCCTAAAATTACTCCGTCTGATGTTCAAAAGTACAGCAAGGTATTTGTGCAGGTTGACACCGACAGAGATGGGAAAATTACTGGTGAACAGGCACGCAACTTATTCTTGAGTTGGAGGCTACCACGAG AGGTCTTAAAGCAGGTCTGGGACTTGTCTGACCAAGACAATGATAGCATGCTTTCTTTGAGGGAATTCTGCATTGCTCTCTATTTGATGGAACGATATAGGGAAGGGCGCCCTATTCCAGCAGCGCTTCCCAACAATGTTATGTTTGATGAGACATCATCTGCCTCCACTCAACCTGCTATGCCATATGGCAATACATCTTGGAGACCAACTACTg GCTTCCAACAACCCCTAGGGACTAAGAATGCAAGGCCAATTTCTTCTGTTGGTGGAGGCAGGCCTCCTCGTCCAGTTCCTGTTCCCCAGCCTGAGGCAACAGTCCAACAAAAGCCCAAAGTTCCTGCTCTAGAGAAGCATCTTGTAGACCAACTTAGCACAGAGGAACAGGAGTCCCTGAATAAAAAGTTTGAGGAGGCAAAGAATGCAGAGAAACAG GTAGCAGATTTGGAAAAGGATATTTTAGAAGCTAAATTGAAAATTCAGTTTTATCAAACCAAGATGCAAGAACTT ATACTATACAAAAGCCGATGCGACAATCGTTTGAATGAGATCACCGAGAAAGTTGTAGCTGACAAAAAAGAG GCTGACTCATTAGCAATGAAATATGAAGAGAAGTACAAGCAGGTTGGTGATGTGGCATCTAAATTAACCATTCAAGAAGCTACATTTCGTGATATTCAG GATAAAAAAATGGAACTATACCGAACAATTGTCAAATTGGAACAAGATAATGCCGATGGTATTCAG CCACAGGAACGCACAAATCAAATCCAGTCAGACCTCGAGGAACTGGTAAAAGCGTTGAATGAACGGTGCAAAACTTATGGGTTACGTGGAAAACCAACCTCACTCGTTGAGCTTCCATTTG GTTGGCAACCTGGCATTGAAGGAACAGCTGCTGATTGGGATGAAGTTTGGGATAAGTTTGAAGATGAAG GATTCCAATATGTCAAAGAGCTTACGCTTGAAATTGAAAATGTGATTGCACCTCCCAAACCAAAATCTGCATTGATCAGAGAGAAAGTTACTCCATTGGATAACAGTGGTTCTGCAAAGTCACCATCTGAAGACAATAAAAAATCAGACCTGCCTGGTTCTGGGGACAGATTACCTCAGAATGAGAGGCCATACAATCAAAACTTGGAGCAAACAGTAAGAAGTCCACCAGACAGTCCAGCAGGAAGTGCATTTGATAGCCCATCATATAAATTACCAGAACTGAAACTAATGAAGGATGTCAATATAAATGGCTCACCACATGGATTTGACACCCCAGG TGGATATGGTAGAGCTGAATCTGTACTTTCTGGAGAGAAAGGTTTTGATGAGCCAGGTTGGGGTTCTTTTGATTCCCATTATGATACTGTTGCAGCATGGGATTTCAACCCTGGCACTCCTaag GATTCTGACCTTGAGAGACGTAGTGAAAGTTCTTTATTTGGTCCTGATGACTGGGCATTAAACCCAATAAGAACTGGATCTAGAACCATTGACTCAACTCCAACGCAGGGTCCATTTTTTGATTCTGTTCCTAGCACTCCGCTCTATAACTCTGCCAGCATATTAGATCCAGTTAGAACTGGATCTACAGGCATAGACACTCCAAAGCAGGGTCCATTTTTTGATTCAGTTCCGAGCACACCACTCTATTATTCTGCAAGCTCTCCGCACGAGAATAACGTGTTTTCCATGAGTAGTCTATTTGCAGATTCAGTTCCTGGCACACCAATGTACACTTTTAACACTTCTCCTAAAGGGTTCAACGAAGGTTCTGAAGAGCCATATTCGTTCAACAGTTTCTCAAGATTCGATTCTTTCAACATGAGTGACAGTGGTCCTTTTGGTTCTCGTGAGTCTTTGACGAGATTTGATTCAATGCGAAGCACTAGAGATTCTGACGTTGATCAAGGATACTTTCCACCCCAAGAATCCTCCTTCGCAAGATTTGACTCATTCCAGAGCACGGCAGATTCTGATTATAAATTTGGCTCGTTTCCTCCAAGAGACACGTTTACTAGATTTGATTCCATGCATAGTACTCGGGACTCTGATTATGGTCATGGTTTCCCTTCGTTTGACGATGCTGCAGATCCGTTCGGGTCTAACGAGCCTTTTAGGACATCTCTTGAGGGTCAAACTCCGAAGAAAGATTCAGATAGTTGGAAAGCATTCTAG
- the LOC140964677 gene encoding uncharacterized protein: MSTLKEILTRRPVVATIRLTVPAGGAKPAPPVGPALGQYRLNLMSFCKDFNARTQKYKPETPMAVTITAFQDNTFEFTVKSPSVTWYLKKAAGIESGSSRPGHVSASTITLKHVYEIAKIKQSDPYCQYMSLEAISRSIIGTANSMGIKVQKELD, translated from the coding sequence ATGTCTACGCTGAAAGAGATTCTGACCCGGCGGCCGGTGGTGGCAACCATCCGCCTCACCGTGCCCGCAGGCGGAGCAAAACCAGCTCCGCCGGTAGGGCCGGCGCTAGGTCAATACAGGCTGAATCTGATGTCCTTCTGCAAAGACTTCAATGCCAGGACCCAGAAATACAAACCCGAAACTCCCATGGCCGTGACCATTACGGCTTTCCAAGACAACACCTTTGAGTTCACCGTCAAATCCCCCTCAGTCACGTGGTACCTGAAGAAGGCGGCTGGAATCGAAAGCGGCAGCAGCCGCCCCGGTCACGTGAGCGCCTCTACGATCACCCTGAAACACGTGTACGAGATTGCTAAGATAAAGCAGAGCGATCCTTACTGTCAGTACATGTCGCTGGAAGCGATTTCTAGGTCGATTATTGGGACAGCGAATTCCATGGGGATTAAAGTTCAGAAGGAGCTTGATTGA